A DNA window from Setaria viridis chromosome 2, Setaria_viridis_v4.0, whole genome shotgun sequence contains the following coding sequences:
- the LOC117845648 gene encoding uncharacterized protein isoform X2 — protein MMMLPHPGPAIRRPEPMGSNGPMNFAQKFHPCHYQIPFFKIKIEGSLPHAPAPLPANASSCAAPGHCQVGPTMQQPPPPAPAAASTSSAPAPQSLVSRARTAIHSAAARVLTDIKADLRDADGSGGRSRAPSPRTSLDREVDLGATGRELDVKPPSPRDECFQVLELSPSGNVDSSSIPTESISSAKLPTVPPTSTVKQLVAAIEHGKNFKSMSHMRATGDQFLKDKGGLSLSVVKSLVRRDKEERSSSEFFGDDETQSLMYSLFKLEEQFPLDGSQCNPELIHSRSLSKDLHGAPPGSFIHHLAVVIGSISSVHKMAFFWQSVVLELRKLWSDWQPVPRMPLDAPPDLNSCLLHQEMQVVNCCIARKKRRKAAKESLDSLLKQANIDNSEPRFSNGKSPDSEVCARDSTGDYVLRLGADRASENLTLLETGELIYAPTLQEGPIMTAELIKETEELVLRTGSLGAGCSQLLSDMQAFKATNPGCVLEDFVRWHSPPDWSEDCAANSTTVGEGSSRRGRLSDRMQTKGNLWKELWETAKPIPAVEQTPIYDEDLAVESIFDALEVIEPSKLFEQLLAVTLSVCFVAAELVLAADSNLSKLFYDCKDYIIGIYQDDMSKDKLDEICKVYETMEAIVTHPEEALQIMEQPDEKSIENKNRFKLKLNFMTKDRPPLWKRTSKDEKKMSPKDDKSTSEEKNTKIFSNLFDKKVNIFSKKNAKSLEVPVAPPSTSQGPFDESEWTIL, from the exons ATGATGATGCTACCCCATCCTGGCCCAGCCATCCGACGGCCGGAACCGATGGGATCGAACGGTCCCATGAATTTCGCCCAAAAATTCCACCCCTGCCACTACCAAATCCCGTTTTTTAAAATCAAAATCGAAGGCTCCCTTCCCCATGCTCCGGCTCCCCTTCCTGCGAATGCGTCCTCCTGCGCTGCCCCGGGTCACTGCCAGGTAGGCCCCACCATGCAGCAGCCGCCTCcaccggcccccgccgccgcgtccacctcgtcggcgccggcgccgcagtcGCTGGTGTCCCGCGCGCGCACAGCGAtccactccgccgccgcacgcgtgcTCACCGACATCAAGGCCGACCTCCGAG ATGCGGACGGATCCGGCGGGCGCAGCagggcgccgtcgccgaggacgTCCCTGGATCGGGAGGTCGACTTGGGTGCCACGGGGCGGGAGCTGGACGTgaagccgccgtcgccgcgtgaTGAG TGCTTCCAGGTCCTAGAACTAAGCCCCTCAGGGAATGTGGATTCCTCAAGTATACCAACTGAGTCAATTTCTTCAGCAAAGCTACCTACCGTTCCTCCAACTTCAACAGTTAAACAACTGGTAGCTGCCATTGA ACATGGGAAAAATTTCAAGTCAATGAGTCATATGAGGGCTACTGGAGACCAATTTCTGAAAGACAAGGGAGGCTTGAGCTTGTCTGTTGTTAAATCACTTGTTCGGCGCGACAAGGAAGAAAGATCTAGTTCTGAATTTTTTGGTGATGATGAAACTCAATCTCTGATGTACTCCTTGTTCAAATTAG AGGAACAATTTCCACTCGATGGAAGTCAATGTAACCCTGAATTGATTCATTCAAGATCTCTGTCCAAGGATCTGCATGGTGCACCACCTGGAAGTTTTATTCATCATTTAGCAGTGGTTATTGGCAGCATTAGTTCTGTGCACAAGATGGCGTTTTTCTGGCAATCAGTTGTTCTTGAG CTGAGGAAACTATGGTCCGATTGGCAACCTGTGCCTCGAATGCCACTAGATGCTCCTCCAGACTTGAATTCTTGTTTACTACATCAGGAGATGCAAGTCGTAAATTGCTGCATTGCCAGGAAAAAGCGAAGAAAAGCAGCTAAGGAGTCACTGGATTCCTTGCTAAAGCaggcaaatatcgataactcaGAACCCAGGTTTTCGAATGGGAAGTCTCCTGACAGTGAGGTGTGTGCAAGAGATAGTACTGGTGATTATGTTCTTCGACTTGGTGCTGATCGGGCATCTGAGAACTTAACATTGCTGGAGACTGGTGAGCTTATCTATGCCCCAACACTCCAG GAAGGCCCCATCATGACAGCAGAGCTTATAAAAGAAACAGAGGAGCTTGTATTACGAACAGGGAG TCTTGGTGCTGGATGCTCTCAACTTCTATCAGACATGCAGGCTTTCAAGGCAA CAAATCCTGGCTGTGTCCTGGAAGACTTTGTTAGATGGCACTCTCCGCCTGATTGGTCCGAAGATTGTGCTGCAAACAGTACCACAGTAGGGGAAGGCTCATCTAGACGTGGCCGATTAAGTGATAGAATGCAAACAAAAG GAAACTTGTGGAAGGAATTGTGGGAGACTGCAAAACCCATACCTGCTGTTGAACAAACTCCTATATATGATGAAGATTTAGCTGT GGAGAGCatctttgatgcgttggaagtTATTGAGCCATCAAAACTGTTTGAGCAGCTACTTGCAGTCACT CTTTCTGTATGCTTTGTGGCAGCAGAATTGGTTCTAGCAGCAGATAGCAACCTGTCAAAATTATTCTACGACTGTAAGGACTACATAATTGGCATTTACCAAGATGACATGTCAAAAGACAAGCTAGATGAGATCTGCAAG GTGTACGAGACGATGGAAGCCATAGTAACCCACCCTGAAGAAGCTCTCCAGATCATGGAGCAACCTGACGAAAAGtctattgaaaataaaaatcgCTTCAAACTGAAGCTCAACTTTATGACCAAAGATCGCCCGCCACTCTGGAAGCGCACATCAAAGGATGAGAAGAAGATGTCTCCAAAGGATGACAAGAGTACATCAGAGGAAAAGAACACGAAGATATTCTCGAACCTTTTTGACAAGAAGGTCAACATATTCTCTAAGAAGAATGCAAAATCATTGGAGGTGCCGGTGGCACCACCTTCAACTTCGCAGGGGCCATTTGATGAGAGTGAGTGGACGATTTTGTAG
- the LOC117845648 gene encoding uncharacterized protein isoform X1 — MMMLPHPGPAIRRPEPMGSNGPMNFAQKFHPCHYQIPFFKIKIEGSLPHAPAPLPANASSCAAPGHCQVGPTMQQPPPPAPAAASTSSAPAPQSLVSRARTAIHSAAARVLTDIKADLRDADGSGGRSRAPSPRTSLDREVDLGATGRELDVKPPSPRDECFQVLELSPSGNVDSSSIPTESISSAKLPTVPPTSTVKQLVAAIEHGKNFKSMSHMRATGDQFLKDKGGLSLSVVKSLVRRDKEERSSSEFFGDDETQSLMYSLFKLEEQFPLDGSQCNPELIHSRSLSKDLHGAPPGSFIHHLAVVIGSISSVHKMAFFWQSVVLELRKLWSDWQPVPRMPLDAPPDLNSCLLHQEMQVVNCCIARKKRRKAAKESLDSLLKQANIDNSEPRFSNGKSPDSEVCARDSTGDYVLRLGADRASENLTLLETGELIYAPTLQEGPIMTAELIKETEELVLRTGSLGAGCSQLLSDMQAFKATNPGCVLEDFVRWHSPPDWSEDCAANSTTVGEGSSRRGRLSDRMQTKEGNLWKELWETAKPIPAVEQTPIYDEDLAVESIFDALEVIEPSKLFEQLLAVTLSVCFVAAELVLAADSNLSKLFYDCKDYIIGIYQDDMSKDKLDEICKVYETMEAIVTHPEEALQIMEQPDEKSIENKNRFKLKLNFMTKDRPPLWKRTSKDEKKMSPKDDKSTSEEKNTKIFSNLFDKKVNIFSKKNAKSLEVPVAPPSTSQGPFDESEWTIL, encoded by the exons ATGATGATGCTACCCCATCCTGGCCCAGCCATCCGACGGCCGGAACCGATGGGATCGAACGGTCCCATGAATTTCGCCCAAAAATTCCACCCCTGCCACTACCAAATCCCGTTTTTTAAAATCAAAATCGAAGGCTCCCTTCCCCATGCTCCGGCTCCCCTTCCTGCGAATGCGTCCTCCTGCGCTGCCCCGGGTCACTGCCAGGTAGGCCCCACCATGCAGCAGCCGCCTCcaccggcccccgccgccgcgtccacctcgtcggcgccggcgccgcagtcGCTGGTGTCCCGCGCGCGCACAGCGAtccactccgccgccgcacgcgtgcTCACCGACATCAAGGCCGACCTCCGAG ATGCGGACGGATCCGGCGGGCGCAGCagggcgccgtcgccgaggacgTCCCTGGATCGGGAGGTCGACTTGGGTGCCACGGGGCGGGAGCTGGACGTgaagccgccgtcgccgcgtgaTGAG TGCTTCCAGGTCCTAGAACTAAGCCCCTCAGGGAATGTGGATTCCTCAAGTATACCAACTGAGTCAATTTCTTCAGCAAAGCTACCTACCGTTCCTCCAACTTCAACAGTTAAACAACTGGTAGCTGCCATTGA ACATGGGAAAAATTTCAAGTCAATGAGTCATATGAGGGCTACTGGAGACCAATTTCTGAAAGACAAGGGAGGCTTGAGCTTGTCTGTTGTTAAATCACTTGTTCGGCGCGACAAGGAAGAAAGATCTAGTTCTGAATTTTTTGGTGATGATGAAACTCAATCTCTGATGTACTCCTTGTTCAAATTAG AGGAACAATTTCCACTCGATGGAAGTCAATGTAACCCTGAATTGATTCATTCAAGATCTCTGTCCAAGGATCTGCATGGTGCACCACCTGGAAGTTTTATTCATCATTTAGCAGTGGTTATTGGCAGCATTAGTTCTGTGCACAAGATGGCGTTTTTCTGGCAATCAGTTGTTCTTGAG CTGAGGAAACTATGGTCCGATTGGCAACCTGTGCCTCGAATGCCACTAGATGCTCCTCCAGACTTGAATTCTTGTTTACTACATCAGGAGATGCAAGTCGTAAATTGCTGCATTGCCAGGAAAAAGCGAAGAAAAGCAGCTAAGGAGTCACTGGATTCCTTGCTAAAGCaggcaaatatcgataactcaGAACCCAGGTTTTCGAATGGGAAGTCTCCTGACAGTGAGGTGTGTGCAAGAGATAGTACTGGTGATTATGTTCTTCGACTTGGTGCTGATCGGGCATCTGAGAACTTAACATTGCTGGAGACTGGTGAGCTTATCTATGCCCCAACACTCCAG GAAGGCCCCATCATGACAGCAGAGCTTATAAAAGAAACAGAGGAGCTTGTATTACGAACAGGGAG TCTTGGTGCTGGATGCTCTCAACTTCTATCAGACATGCAGGCTTTCAAGGCAA CAAATCCTGGCTGTGTCCTGGAAGACTTTGTTAGATGGCACTCTCCGCCTGATTGGTCCGAAGATTGTGCTGCAAACAGTACCACAGTAGGGGAAGGCTCATCTAGACGTGGCCGATTAAGTGATAGAATGCAAACAAAAG AAGGAAACTTGTGGAAGGAATTGTGGGAGACTGCAAAACCCATACCTGCTGTTGAACAAACTCCTATATATGATGAAGATTTAGCTGT GGAGAGCatctttgatgcgttggaagtTATTGAGCCATCAAAACTGTTTGAGCAGCTACTTGCAGTCACT CTTTCTGTATGCTTTGTGGCAGCAGAATTGGTTCTAGCAGCAGATAGCAACCTGTCAAAATTATTCTACGACTGTAAGGACTACATAATTGGCATTTACCAAGATGACATGTCAAAAGACAAGCTAGATGAGATCTGCAAG GTGTACGAGACGATGGAAGCCATAGTAACCCACCCTGAAGAAGCTCTCCAGATCATGGAGCAACCTGACGAAAAGtctattgaaaataaaaatcgCTTCAAACTGAAGCTCAACTTTATGACCAAAGATCGCCCGCCACTCTGGAAGCGCACATCAAAGGATGAGAAGAAGATGTCTCCAAAGGATGACAAGAGTACATCAGAGGAAAAGAACACGAAGATATTCTCGAACCTTTTTGACAAGAAGGTCAACATATTCTCTAAGAAGAATGCAAAATCATTGGAGGTGCCGGTGGCACCACCTTCAACTTCGCAGGGGCCATTTGATGAGAGTGAGTGGACGATTTTGTAG
- the LOC117845648 gene encoding uncharacterized protein isoform X3 translates to MMMLPHPGPAIRRPEPMGSNGPMNFAQKFHPCHYQIPFFKIKIEGSLPHAPAPLPANASSCAAPGHCQVGPTMQQPPPPAPAAASTSSAPAPQSLVSRARTAIHSAAARVLTDIKADLRDADGSGGRSRAPSPRTSLDREVDLGATGRELDVKPPSPRDEVLELSPSGNVDSSSIPTESISSAKLPTVPPTSTVKQLVAAIEHGKNFKSMSHMRATGDQFLKDKGGLSLSVVKSLVRRDKEERSSSEFFGDDETQSLMYSLFKLEEQFPLDGSQCNPELIHSRSLSKDLHGAPPGSFIHHLAVVIGSISSVHKMAFFWQSVVLELRKLWSDWQPVPRMPLDAPPDLNSCLLHQEMQVVNCCIARKKRRKAAKESLDSLLKQANIDNSEPRFSNGKSPDSEVCARDSTGDYVLRLGADRASENLTLLETGELIYAPTLQEGPIMTAELIKETEELVLRTGSLGAGCSQLLSDMQAFKATNPGCVLEDFVRWHSPPDWSEDCAANSTTVGEGSSRRGRLSDRMQTKEGNLWKELWETAKPIPAVEQTPIYDEDLAVESIFDALEVIEPSKLFEQLLAVTLSVCFVAAELVLAADSNLSKLFYDCKDYIIGIYQDDMSKDKLDEICKVYETMEAIVTHPEEALQIMEQPDEKSIENKNRFKLKLNFMTKDRPPLWKRTSKDEKKMSPKDDKSTSEEKNTKIFSNLFDKKVNIFSKKNAKSLEVPVAPPSTSQGPFDESEWTIL, encoded by the exons ATGATGATGCTACCCCATCCTGGCCCAGCCATCCGACGGCCGGAACCGATGGGATCGAACGGTCCCATGAATTTCGCCCAAAAATTCCACCCCTGCCACTACCAAATCCCGTTTTTTAAAATCAAAATCGAAGGCTCCCTTCCCCATGCTCCGGCTCCCCTTCCTGCGAATGCGTCCTCCTGCGCTGCCCCGGGTCACTGCCAGGTAGGCCCCACCATGCAGCAGCCGCCTCcaccggcccccgccgccgcgtccacctcgtcggcgccggcgccgcagtcGCTGGTGTCCCGCGCGCGCACAGCGAtccactccgccgccgcacgcgtgcTCACCGACATCAAGGCCGACCTCCGAG ATGCGGACGGATCCGGCGGGCGCAGCagggcgccgtcgccgaggacgTCCCTGGATCGGGAGGTCGACTTGGGTGCCACGGGGCGGGAGCTGGACGTgaagccgccgtcgccgcgtgaTGAG GTCCTAGAACTAAGCCCCTCAGGGAATGTGGATTCCTCAAGTATACCAACTGAGTCAATTTCTTCAGCAAAGCTACCTACCGTTCCTCCAACTTCAACAGTTAAACAACTGGTAGCTGCCATTGA ACATGGGAAAAATTTCAAGTCAATGAGTCATATGAGGGCTACTGGAGACCAATTTCTGAAAGACAAGGGAGGCTTGAGCTTGTCTGTTGTTAAATCACTTGTTCGGCGCGACAAGGAAGAAAGATCTAGTTCTGAATTTTTTGGTGATGATGAAACTCAATCTCTGATGTACTCCTTGTTCAAATTAG AGGAACAATTTCCACTCGATGGAAGTCAATGTAACCCTGAATTGATTCATTCAAGATCTCTGTCCAAGGATCTGCATGGTGCACCACCTGGAAGTTTTATTCATCATTTAGCAGTGGTTATTGGCAGCATTAGTTCTGTGCACAAGATGGCGTTTTTCTGGCAATCAGTTGTTCTTGAG CTGAGGAAACTATGGTCCGATTGGCAACCTGTGCCTCGAATGCCACTAGATGCTCCTCCAGACTTGAATTCTTGTTTACTACATCAGGAGATGCAAGTCGTAAATTGCTGCATTGCCAGGAAAAAGCGAAGAAAAGCAGCTAAGGAGTCACTGGATTCCTTGCTAAAGCaggcaaatatcgataactcaGAACCCAGGTTTTCGAATGGGAAGTCTCCTGACAGTGAGGTGTGTGCAAGAGATAGTACTGGTGATTATGTTCTTCGACTTGGTGCTGATCGGGCATCTGAGAACTTAACATTGCTGGAGACTGGTGAGCTTATCTATGCCCCAACACTCCAG GAAGGCCCCATCATGACAGCAGAGCTTATAAAAGAAACAGAGGAGCTTGTATTACGAACAGGGAG TCTTGGTGCTGGATGCTCTCAACTTCTATCAGACATGCAGGCTTTCAAGGCAA CAAATCCTGGCTGTGTCCTGGAAGACTTTGTTAGATGGCACTCTCCGCCTGATTGGTCCGAAGATTGTGCTGCAAACAGTACCACAGTAGGGGAAGGCTCATCTAGACGTGGCCGATTAAGTGATAGAATGCAAACAAAAG AAGGAAACTTGTGGAAGGAATTGTGGGAGACTGCAAAACCCATACCTGCTGTTGAACAAACTCCTATATATGATGAAGATTTAGCTGT GGAGAGCatctttgatgcgttggaagtTATTGAGCCATCAAAACTGTTTGAGCAGCTACTTGCAGTCACT CTTTCTGTATGCTTTGTGGCAGCAGAATTGGTTCTAGCAGCAGATAGCAACCTGTCAAAATTATTCTACGACTGTAAGGACTACATAATTGGCATTTACCAAGATGACATGTCAAAAGACAAGCTAGATGAGATCTGCAAG GTGTACGAGACGATGGAAGCCATAGTAACCCACCCTGAAGAAGCTCTCCAGATCATGGAGCAACCTGACGAAAAGtctattgaaaataaaaatcgCTTCAAACTGAAGCTCAACTTTATGACCAAAGATCGCCCGCCACTCTGGAAGCGCACATCAAAGGATGAGAAGAAGATGTCTCCAAAGGATGACAAGAGTACATCAGAGGAAAAGAACACGAAGATATTCTCGAACCTTTTTGACAAGAAGGTCAACATATTCTCTAAGAAGAATGCAAAATCATTGGAGGTGCCGGTGGCACCACCTTCAACTTCGCAGGGGCCATTTGATGAGAGTGAGTGGACGATTTTGTAG